TAGGAGAGATTAAGAGTAGAATAGGCAAAGATGTTACAGATGAGAAAAGAGAGCAGAAAGTCAGAGAGTATTGGTACAATTACGCTAGAAATTTAGGAATTCCAGATTCTATGGTAGAGAGTATTTTACCTATTTTATTTTCTTATTCAAAGATGGTTCAAATCAACCCTGGAAAAAAGAAAAACATTACAGTTATTGGATATGGTGGAATGGCAAGATCACTAATTTCTTTGTTCTCGTTAGTTGGTCATAATGTGGTCGTAACTGGTAGAAACAAAGAGAAAGCTGAAAGATTAGCTTCTGAATTTAAAGTAGTTTATATGGACTTAGATTCTGCCTTAAATTGGGGAGAGTACATAATTTTAGCCCTTTCTCCTTCTTCTTTTGATTACATTCTAAGAATTTCACCTAAATTCACAAGTAAAGTAGTAATGGATATTTTTTCTTCTAAAAATGAGATTTTTAAGGAATTAGAAAAATTATCTGAAATTTATTCTTTTAATTATATCTCTACTCATCCACTATTTGGTCCTATAACTTATCCAGTAGGAGAAAGAATAGTGATTATTCCTTCAAAAACATCCAAAAATGTTAATGAAATAGTAAACTTCTGGAGAGAATGTGGACTAAATACAACTGTTTCCACAGTTGAAGAACATGAAAAAGCCATGGCTAT
The sequence above is drawn from the Sulfurisphaera tokodaii str. 7 genome and encodes:
- a CDS encoding chorismate mutase yields the protein MSAEIDELRKEIEAIDKQILELLSRRLKISAKIGEIKSRIGKDVTDEKREQKVREYWYNYARNLGIPDSMVESILPILFSYSKMVQINPGKKKNITVIGYGGMARSLISLFSLVGHNVVVTGRNKEKAERLASEFKVVYMDLDSALNWGEYIILALSPSSFDYILRISPKFTSKVVMDIFSSKNEIFKELEKLSEIYSFNYISTHPLFGPITYPVGERIVIIPSKTSKNVNEIVNFWRECGLNTTVSTVEEHEKAMAIVQVLAHFYILGLHRSIDELRKELGIENLSNFYTTNFKELNKIIEKVSNILPVILEIQKSNPYAYKVRDIGVNELQKIKEELGG